A genomic region of Maniola hyperantus chromosome 5, iAphHyp1.2, whole genome shotgun sequence contains the following coding sequences:
- the LOC117982341 gene encoding uncharacterized protein, with protein sequence MNGISVGAEKSSGEAKEPKKRISVKEKLMQIRSNITVEPIIACYIMSNVFSGLAIQNLNLEKACRVNLGYSDEVCSALNRRQTENYTMEEAEVQKLTASVQAWKNIVQTVFPCVLVLFVGSWSDKTGKRKACILLPIIGEVLCVTSFMLNTYFFYELPLEITALSDLFPSLTGGWITVCVGVFSYIGDVTTKEMRTFRVGVANLCMSLGIPIGMSLSGILLQQIGYYGIFLISLCLYFISLTYGYIRLKDPILPEDRQREQPVGCRGWVCSFFDARHVRETLTVAFRSGPRRRRLRVSLLIVVVCVIFGPLHGEMNVLYLFMRYRFNWDEVQFSMFCTYSIITNLVGTLFSISIFSDLMKLDDTLVGIISCTSKILASFIFAFATTTTEIYIAPLVEIFNGTSFIAMRSIASKLVTSEELGKVNSLFGLAEAMMPLVYGPLYSRVYMATLNVLPGAVFLLGAGMTVPAVAIFGILSMLATQNLNLDKACRVNLQFGEAVCNNLRLRKRDNLTLEEDEVQKLVASVQAWKSVILTIVPTILMLFIGAWSDKTGRRKICMLMPIFGDFMACVLNMINTYFFYEVPVEMTGFMEVIFPSLTGSWYTLLLGCFSYLSDITSKETRTFRIGILSLCMTVGFPIAMGLSGVLLRYTGYYGVFSVSALFQFLNFCYVTFAIKDHTWLDCKEKKKKKRCIGFLMEFFDFRSLKDTFHIAFKKGANNRRLRICLIMTVVCLSFGPLWGELSVMYIFARYRFNWDEVKYSIFSTYNLVAHALGTVFSISVFSKKLRVDDAVLGMISATSKIAGSVLLAFARTNAEVYLVPIVQILDGTMTIALRSIASKLVSHQELGKVFSLIGLAETMMPLMFAPLYARVYILTLHTLPGAVFLLTAGATIPCLGIYIWFFRQHKEDARKKKLNVSSNPTVATDFDGAT encoded by the exons ATGAACGGAATAAGCGTCGGAGCTGAAAAATCTTCCGGGGAAGCCAAGGAACCGAAGAAGAGGATTAGTGTTAAAGAAAAATTGATGCAGATCAGGTCCAACATAACAGTGGAACCGATTATAGCGTGCTACATAATGTCCAATGTGTTCTCCGGCTTGGCTATTCAGAACTTAAATTTGGAGAAAGCTTGTCGGGTGAATTTAGGGTACAGCGATGAAGTTTGTTCGGCGTTGAACAGGCGGCAGACTGAGAACTATACAATGGAGGAAGCGGAGGTGCAGAAACTTACAGCATCGGTGCAGGCGTGGAAGAATATTGTGCAGACAGTATTCCCCTGTGTACTAGTTCTATTTGTCGGTTCCTGGAGTGACAAGACGGGGAAAAGGAAAGCCTGCATTCTATTGCCGATCATCGGTGAGGTGCTGTGCGTCACGAGTTTCATGTTGAATACGTACTTCTTCTACGAACTCCCACTGGAGATCACGGCTCTCTCCGACTTGTTTCCATCGCTAACCGGTGGATGGATAACAGTTTGCGTTGGTGTATTTAGCTATATTGGTGACGTGACGACTAAAGAAATGAGGACATTCAGAGTGGGAGTGGCAAATTTATGTATGTCGCTAGGGATCCCCATAGGAATGTCGCTAAGTGGGATCCTCCTTCAACAGATCGGATACTATGGGATCTTTCTAATATCCTTGTGCTTGTATTTCATCAGTTTGACATATGGATACATTCGTCTCAAGGATCCGATTCTTCCTGAAGACAGGCAGAGA GAGCAACCAGTGGGCTGCCGAGGATGGGTCTGCTCGTTCTTCGACGCGCGGCACGTCAGGGAGACCCTCACCGTTGCCTTCAGGAGTGGGCCTCGCAGACGACGCCTGCGGGTCTCGTTGCTCATAGTCGTCGTGTGTGTTATATTCGGACCTTTACATG GTGAAATGAACGTTCTTTATCTGTTCATGCGATATCGGTTCAACTGGGACGAAGTGCAGTTCAGCATGTTTTGTACATATAGCATAATCACCAATTTAGTGG GAACGCTGTTCTCGATCAGCATCTTCAGCGACTTGATGAAGCTGGATGACACGCTGGTGGGCATCATCTCCTGCACCAGCAAGATCCTCGCCTCCTTCATATTCGCCTTCGCTACCACCACTACTGAGATATACATTG CACCCCTGGTAGAGATCTTCAATGGGACATCGTTCATAGCGATGCGCTCCATCGCATCCAAGTTGGTGACTAGTGAAGAATTAG GTAAAGTGAACTCTCTCTTCGGGCTGGCGGAGGCGATGATGCCTCTGGTCTACGGCCCTCTGTACTCCAGGGTGTACATGGCGACTCTGAACGTTCTGCCTGGCGCTGTCTTCCTCCTGGGGGCCGGTATGACCGTCCCGGCTGTGGCCATTTTTGG TATTCTCTCTATGCTGGCAACACAGAATTTAAATTTGGATAAAGCGTGCAGAGTTAATCTCCAATTCGGCGAGGCCGTGTGCAACAACTTGAGATTAAGAAAGCGGGATAACTTAACTTTAGAAGAGGATGAAGTACAGAAGTTGGTAGCATCAGTGCAAGCTTGGAAAAGCGTAATCCTTACGATAGTTCCTACAATCTTAATGCTGTTTATCGGAGCTTGGAGTGATAAAACCGGGAGGCGGAAAATCTGCATGCTAATGCCGATCTTTGGGGACTTTATGGCTTGTGTGCTTAACATGattaacacgtattttttcTATGAAGTCCCAGTAGAGATGACTGGTTTTATGGAGGTCATATTCCCATCGCTAACTGGCAGTTGGTACACACTATTACTAGGTTGTTTTAGCTACTTGAGTGATATTACTTCGAAGGAAACGAGGACGTTTAGGATAGGAATATTGAGTCTGTGTATGACAGTAGGTTTTCCCATTGCCATGGGTTTAAGTGGGGTGCTGTTGAGGTATACAGGGTACTACGGGGTGTTCTCGGTATCAGCTCTGTTCCAGTTCCTGAACTTCTGTTACGTGACATTTGCCATCAAGGATCATACGTGGTTGGACTGCAAGGAAAAG aaaaagaagaaaagatgCATTGGATTTTTGATGGAATTCTTTGACTTCCGGAGTCTCAAGGACACATTTCATATCGCGTTCAAGAAGGGCGCCAACAACCGCCGACTAAGGATATGTCTCATCATGACTGTGGTGTGCTTGAGCTTTGGACCCCTGTGGG GTGAACTGAGTGTAATGTATATTTTTGCGCGATATCGTTTCAACTGGGACGAGGTGAAGTACAGTATATTTTCTACATACAATCTCGTCGCGCATGCTCTAG GTACAGTGTTTTCGATAAGCGTGTTCAGTAAGAAATTGAGAGTAGATGACGCGGTACTGGGAATGATTTCCGCGACCAGCAAGATTGCTGGTTCCGTCCTGTTAGCGTTTGCGAGAACTAACGCTGAAGTTTATTTGG TACCAATCGTGCAGATATTAGACGGCACAATGACAATAGCGCTGCGATCCATCGCCTCCAAGCTAGTTTCTCACCAAGAATTAG